The DNA sequence ATCCTGGTGGGTGCACTATCCTGCTCTCTAAGTCGATCTCCCTCGGCTCCGTGGAGACAGAACCACAGCTATATATGTCGCTGCCATCGCCGACCAACGTGCGGTCTTGACGGCGAGCATCCAGAGAGGAGGCGCATCTACTCTTGGCTGATCTAGGTTACCTGCTGCTGTTCAATGCGGCCGCGAGCCCTCTGCCGCGGCCGTCGCCACCGACACCGTGACATATCTCGCTCCAAATTTGACCACCCGATTTGTTGACCCAAATGTCTACGGAGCCAAGAGGGAGCCGACTAAATGCGCACGCACGAGCTGCTGAAGGAGATTCGATTCCCGCGGCCGTCTAATGCGGGTCACATCCACACGTTGTGCATCCGGGCAGAAGGCTCATCTTGGATGCAATGAGCCCAAAGTCTACCCAATTTTCTTCCTTCCAGTGCCGTCCGGAAGGGCCTTCCACCACCTGCCATTGCAGAGATCCGACGCCACctcaggccagtctcaatgcatgtttcatgagagtgtcatgcacattaaatagaatGCCACATAAACAAAATTATTGACTTGAcaaggtcattaaatgaaggagtttcatcagatgagagaggagtttcatctccatgaactcttatggctcggttacctagtttatagtcttgataaTTGTGTAATAAaactatacattgagactggcctcatGCCCCTCGCTACCGCTGTCGTGTTACTAATTAAAAAGCAAGTAATTATGGCGGTTCGTTTCTCCATAATCATTTTTTGGCGGGCAAGCTTTTTCTTTAAACGTGTGTCTTTGAAACATAAAATGAGACCTCTGAAAGTATTTTCTAATTTCCGTATATAAGTAGTCcatatttttgtatatatatacaaaacttGTTTTTATGCCTTAAGGCTTAAAACAAAAAATGAGCTTGTttaggggtgtttgggactgctctgctccatgttttttagtcaaacggtttcagctacacgcatggactaattaggcttaaaagaattcgtctcacaaaatatatatatacaaattatacaattagttatttatatttatatttactgtttcatgcatgtgtctaaacttTTGGTGCGATGGGGTGAAaaacttttaggccttgtttggatgtagtcggattccaccccaatccactccaacacatgtggattaaggtgaatccgacaacatccaaacaagcctTTAGGTGGAAACCAATCAAGGCCTtaataatttttatattttagtAAACGGGTCTGGTCGAGTCATATCCGGACTAGAGAAAGTATACAAATATAATGCATTGACGCCTATCTAATTTCCATATATTGTATATACGCCACATACACGGATACACCATCAATGTTCGATCGAATTCCTATTTCCTATATCCTATATAATATAATGCATCCAATGCCCTAAAATCAGCGGAGTCCTCCCTCCGATCCGATCCACCGCAGCGCAGCGGTACGGTGCTGCCATGACACGCTCCGTCGACGCTGTAGATCTGGCAAAACCAGTTTTCATCAGCAAGGCGGAGCGGGAGCGCCACGCCATCGAGCGCCGCCAGGCCGCCGCCGTCTCCGGCCAGCGTGACCTCCTCCAGTCCCACCCCTTTCCTCGCGAACAGGCGGCGGACCGCGATGGCCGCCGCGACCGAGATCGGGACAGGTACATCAGCCGCCACCGTGATCGCGAAGGACACCTCCGGTCGTCCCGCCAGGACCAGGACGGGGACCGAAAGCGAGGCCGCGACCGTGGCACTGGTCGAGGCCATGACGGCGGCGAGAGAGACGATCGACTGGAGACGATGGCGATGGCGGCGAGAGAGTGGGAGAAGGAGCTGGATGCCATTGCCATCAAGGAGCAGCATCTGGGGTCCAAAAAACCCAGAAAGCGTTCCATCCCCAAGCCCTCGGAGAAGTTCCGCTTCTCGTTCGACTGGGACAACACCGACGACACCAGCCGCAACGACGCCGTCCAAAAGCAGCCACAcgaggcggcgccgccgccgccgctgctcctATTCGGCCGTGGATTCCTTGCAGGAATTGACAGGCGTGACCAGAAGAAGAAGGCCGCCGCCGCACTAAAGCTGAACCGGCCACGGCGCAACGGTGCTGTCGACGAGGACTATCGTGACGCTGCAGATGGTGATCTCTATGAGGCATCCGATATGCACGTGGACAGGCACTGGAGCGACaaggcgctcgaggagatgaCGGAGCGGGACTGGCGCATCTTCCGTGAGGATTTCAGCATCTCCTACCAAGGTTCTGGCGTGCCCAAGCCGATGCGCCATTGGAGCAAGAGCAAGCTTGGTGCCAAGCTGCTTCGTGCTGTCGACGAGGCCGGGTACAGGAAGCCATCACCGATCCAGATGGCCGCCATTCCACTCGGCCTCCAGCAGCGTGACGCCATTGCCGTTGCCGAGACAGGTTCCGGCAAGACCGCGGCGTTTGCGCTGCCCTTGCTGTCCTATGTTGCCGGCCTTCCACCCATAACCGATGAGAACAGGCACGATGGTCCCTACGCACTTGTCATGGTGCCTACTCGTGAGCTGTCTGAGCAGATTGCCGAGGAGACCGCGAGGCTTGCGAGGTATCTAGGCGTTAGGGTCGTGCCAGTTTTCGGAGGTGGATCGGAGAAGACGATCGCGGAGCAGAGTGAACGGATTCAGAAGGGCTGTGAAGTTGTGGTTGCGACCCCCGGCCGGCTTCTTGATCTCTTGGAGAGGAGGTACGTTGTGCTCAACCAGTGTAACTATGTCGTGCTCGATGAGGCTGATCGGATGATTGACATGGGCTTTGAGCCACAGGTTGCCAGTGTCCTCGCGGTGATGCCGTCGAGTAACTTGAAACCACAGAATGAGGATGAGGAGCTTGACGAGAAGAAGGTCTACAGAACTACTTTTATGTTCAGTGCCACCATGCCACCTGCTGTGGAGCGTCTTGCTAGGACCTATCTCCGGAACCCGGTTGTCGTGACGATTGGTACACCTGGAAAAGCAACTGAACTGATCACCCAGAATGTGATGATGCTGAAGGAGTCCGAGAAGATGCCACAGCTCCACAGGTTACTGAGGGATCTCAGAGATAAGACTGTGATTGTGTTCTGCAATACTAAAAAGACAACAGATTGGTGTTTCAATGAACTGAAAAATGCTGGCTTTGGCGTCACAGCCCTACATGGAAACTTGACGCAGGCGGAGAGGAAGGCAAGCCTTGATGGATTCAGAAACCGCCAGTTCaatgttctcgtg is a window from the Sorghum bicolor cultivar BTx623 chromosome 5, Sorghum_bicolor_NCBIv3, whole genome shotgun sequence genome containing:
- the LOC8068309 gene encoding DEAD-box ATP-dependent RNA helicase 21, with product MTRSVDAVDLAKPVFISKAERERHAIERRQAAAVSGQRDLLQSHPFPREQAADRDGRRDRDRDRYISRHRDREGHLRSSRQDQDGDRKRGRDRGTGRGHDGGERDDRLETMAMAAREWEKELDAIAIKEQHLGSKKPRKRSIPKPSEKFRFSFDWDNTDDTSRNDAVQKQPHEAAPPPPLLLFGRGFLAGIDRRDQKKKAAAALKLNRPRRNGAVDEDYRDAADGDLYEASDMHVDRHWSDKALEEMTERDWRIFREDFSISYQGSGVPKPMRHWSKSKLGAKLLRAVDEAGYRKPSPIQMAAIPLGLQQRDAIAVAETGSGKTAAFALPLLSYVAGLPPITDENRHDGPYALVMVPTRELSEQIAEETARLARYLGVRVVPVFGGGSEKTIAEQSERIQKGCEVVVATPGRLLDLLERRYVVLNQCNYVVLDEADRMIDMGFEPQVASVLAVMPSSNLKPQNEDEELDEKKVYRTTFMFSATMPPAVERLARTYLRNPVVVTIGTPGKATELITQNVMMLKESEKMPQLHRLLRDLRDKTVIVFCNTKKTTDWCFNELKNAGFGVTALHGNLTQAERKASLDGFRNRQFNVLVASEVAARGINIPDVAHVINYDMPSSINKYIHCIGRTGRAGKKGVATSFLTLENTDIFFDLKQMLIQSNSHVPPELAKHKASQFKPGSIPERHVR